A single window of Streptomyces sp. NBC_00464 DNA harbors:
- a CDS encoding redoxin domain-containing protein codes for MAGLVGERLPRLDPAGAPRRRAAGPGGRCQGHRPVLLPGRPAARARCRTAGPASPGHIGCTLENQLFRDAYDDFRAAGAEVRGVSTQRPSQQRVFAVGKGIPFTLLSDVDLRLAAALPLCRSRCSAPGRHCG; via the coding sequence GTGGCGGGCCTGGTCGGCGAGCGGCTGCCACGCCTGGACCCTGCCGGGGCACCGCGACGGCGAGCCGCTGGACCCGGTGGCCGATGCCAGGGCCACCGTCCTGTTCTGCTACCCGGGCGACCGGCCGCCCGGGCCCGTTGCCGGACGGCTGGGCCTGCATCCCCGGGGCACATCGGCTGCACGCTGGAGAACCAACTGTTCCGGGACGCGTACGACGACTTCCGCGCGGCGGGCGCCGAGGTGCGCGGCGTCAGCACCCAACGCCCGAGCCAGCAGCGGGTGTTCGCGGTCGGGAAGGGCATCCCCTTCACCCTCCTCTCGGATGTCGACCTGCGCCTGGCCGCCGCTCTGCCGCTCTGCCGCTCCCGGTGTTCCGCGCCGGGCAGGCACTGCGGCTGA
- a CDS encoding tyrosinase family protein translates to MALVRRNQEFLTAAEKKQYSQAILGMKRLGLYDKYVVQHSEIAYNGHGGPSFLPWHREFLRRFEQDLLFVDPTVTLLYWDWSTDNTSIWSDALMGGNGRSGDHKVTSGPFAFDNGDWPCLTIDIAQNYLTREFGVHAQNLPTPTDVTACLAATPYDTDPWNRTSQRSFRNGLEGWITPYIHNRVHEWVGGHMRPLSSPNDPVFFLHHANTDRLWAEWQYRHPDLTFEPQSGGPSGQNAADSMNPWGPPTTIASVLDHQALDYLYDTEKPPAQGDRMLPGDTLTAGQFLVSHNGRYTFMYGEDGNLVLFETARPQTVLWRSGTSVKPTGVCIMQEDGNLVVYDPADRVIWQSGTSGNRGSRLYLLARGGIGIYRLNQTEVWAQPPVG, encoded by the coding sequence ATGGCTCTTGTACGGAGAAACCAGGAATTCCTGACCGCGGCGGAGAAGAAGCAGTACAGCCAGGCCATACTGGGCATGAAGCGGCTGGGACTGTACGACAAATATGTGGTACAGCATTCCGAGATCGCCTACAACGGCCATGGCGGTCCCAGCTTCCTGCCCTGGCACCGTGAATTTCTCCGGCGGTTCGAGCAGGATCTGCTGTTCGTCGATCCCACGGTCACCCTGTTGTACTGGGACTGGTCGACCGACAACACGTCGATCTGGAGCGACGCACTCATGGGCGGTAACGGGCGGTCCGGCGACCACAAGGTCACCAGCGGGCCCTTTGCCTTTGACAACGGCGACTGGCCCTGCCTCACCATCGACATCGCCCAGAATTACCTGACCCGGGAATTCGGCGTCCACGCCCAAAACCTCCCGACCCCCACCGACGTGACAGCCTGTCTCGCCGCCACCCCCTACGACACCGATCCATGGAACAGGACGAGCCAGCGGAGCTTCCGGAACGGGCTGGAGGGCTGGATCACCCCGTACATCCACAACCGGGTGCACGAGTGGGTTGGCGGACACATGCGCCCGCTGAGCTCCCCCAACGACCCGGTGTTCTTCCTGCACCACGCCAATACCGACCGGCTGTGGGCGGAGTGGCAGTATCGTCACCCAGACCTGACGTTCGAGCCGCAGAGCGGGGGTCCTTCAGGGCAGAACGCGGCCGACTCCATGAACCCCTGGGGCCCGCCGACCACCATCGCGAGCGTGCTCGACCATCAGGCCCTCGACTACCTCTACGACACGGAGAAGCCCCCGGCCCAAGGCGACCGAATGCTCCCCGGCGACACCCTCACGGCCGGGCAGTTCCTGGTGTCCCACAACGGCAGATACACCTTCATGTACGGCGAGGACGGAAACCTGGTGCTGTTCGAGACTGCCCGTCCCCAGACGGTGCTGTGGAGGTCCGGCACCAGTGTCAAGCCAACCGGCGTGTGCATCATGCAGGAGGACGGCAACCTCGTCGTCTACGACCCCGCGGACCGTGTGATCTGGCAATCGGGGACCTCCGGCAACCGCGGCAGCCGCCTGTACCTCCTGGCCAGGGGCGGGATCGGCATCTACCGCCTGAACCAGACGGAGGTCTGGGCCCAGCCGCCCGTGGGCTGA